A region from the Mesorhizobium sp. J8 genome encodes:
- a CDS encoding 2OG-Fe(II) oxygenase — protein MTIHSLDTKRASRSAEARVAAQDWRNLVSDLNAHGSAVMPGLLSAGECADIAGLYPHEEHFRSHVVMARHGFGKGEYRYFKYPLPDLIEGLRSALYPRLATVANDWNEKMGVALRYPADHAAFLKRCHDEGQTRPTPLLLQYAPGDFNCLHQDLYGALAFPLQVAILLSEPGEDFTGGEFVLTEQRPRMQSRAEVVPLKRGDAVIFAVHNRPVQGSKGYYRVNLRHGVSRLRSGRRHTVGIIFHDAQ, from the coding sequence ATGACCATCCATTCCCTCGACACCAAACGCGCCAGCCGCTCCGCTGAAGCCCGCGTCGCCGCGCAAGACTGGCGCAACCTCGTCTCTGACCTCAACGCCCATGGCTCAGCCGTCATGCCCGGCCTGCTGTCAGCGGGAGAATGCGCCGACATCGCCGGCCTCTATCCGCATGAGGAGCATTTCCGCAGCCATGTGGTGATGGCCCGCCATGGCTTCGGCAAAGGCGAATATCGCTATTTCAAATACCCGTTGCCTGACCTGATCGAGGGTCTGCGCTCAGCCCTCTATCCGCGCCTTGCCACCGTCGCCAATGATTGGAACGAGAAGATGGGCGTGGCGCTTCGCTATCCCGCCGATCACGCCGCCTTCCTGAAGCGCTGTCATGACGAAGGCCAGACGAGGCCGACGCCGTTGCTTCTCCAATACGCTCCCGGCGACTTCAACTGCCTGCACCAGGACCTCTACGGCGCGCTCGCCTTTCCGCTGCAGGTGGCGATCCTGCTGTCCGAGCCCGGCGAGGATTTCACCGGCGGCGAGTTCGTGCTCACCGAGCAGCGCCCGCGCATGCAAAGCCGCGCCGAAGTGGTGCCGCTCAAGCGCGGCGACGCGGTGATTTTTGCCGTGCATAACCGGCCGGTGCAAGGCAGCAAGGGGTACTATCGCGTCAACCTACGCCATGGCGTTAGCCGGCTGCGGTCGGGGCGGCGGCATACGGTGGGCATCATCTTCCATGATGCGCAGTGA
- a CDS encoding ABC-F family ATP-binding cassette domain-containing protein translates to MIRLENIGKQNGRQIVFIEASAALQKGEKVGLVGPNGAGKTTLFRMIIGQEQPDEGQVSVDRGVTIGYFSQDVGDMGGLSAVAEVMEGAGPVSAVAAEMRELEHAMGDPERADEMDAIIERYGELQHRFEELDGYALDGRAREVLDGLGFSQEMMDGDVAKLSGGWKMRVALARILLMRPDVMLLDEPSNHLDLESLIWLEKFLKDYDGALLMTSHDREFMNRIVSKIIEIDAGALTSYSGNYEFYQEQRALADKQLQAQFERQQAMLAKEIAFIERFKARASHAAQVQSRVKKLDKIDRVEPPKRRQTVAFEFQPAPRCGEDVATLKGIHKAYGSRTIYSGLDFQIRRRERWCVMGVNGAGKSTLLKLVAGASEPDEGSVARGPSVKMGYFAQHAMELLDGERTVFQTLEDNFPQAGQAPLRALAGCFGFSGDEIEKKCRVLSGGEKARLVMALMLFDPPNLLVLDEPTNHLDITTKQMLIEALSQYEGTMLFVSHDRHFLAALSNRVLELTPDGIHTYGGGYTEYVARTGQEAPGLRG, encoded by the coding sequence ATGATCCGTCTCGAAAATATCGGCAAGCAGAACGGCCGACAGATCGTCTTCATCGAAGCTTCGGCCGCCTTGCAGAAGGGCGAGAAGGTCGGGCTGGTTGGCCCGAACGGCGCCGGCAAGACGACCTTATTCCGCATGATCATTGGTCAGGAGCAACCCGACGAAGGCCAGGTCTCGGTCGATCGCGGCGTTACCATCGGCTATTTCAGCCAGGATGTCGGCGATATGGGCGGCTTGAGCGCCGTCGCCGAAGTCATGGAAGGGGCCGGGCCGGTTAGCGCGGTCGCCGCCGAGATGCGTGAGCTCGAGCACGCGATGGGCGATCCCGAGCGCGCCGACGAGATGGACGCCATCATCGAGCGCTACGGCGAGTTGCAGCATCGTTTCGAGGAACTCGACGGCTATGCGCTGGACGGCCGCGCGCGCGAGGTGCTGGACGGCCTCGGCTTTTCGCAGGAGATGATGGACGGCGACGTCGCAAAACTGTCCGGTGGCTGGAAGATGCGCGTCGCGCTCGCCCGCATCCTGTTGATGCGGCCCGACGTCATGCTCCTCGACGAGCCGTCGAACCATCTCGACCTGGAAAGCCTGATCTGGCTGGAGAAATTCCTGAAAGACTATGACGGCGCGCTGCTGATGACCTCGCACGACCGCGAGTTCATGAACCGCATCGTCTCGAAAATCATCGAGATCGACGCCGGCGCGCTCACCTCCTATTCCGGCAATTACGAATTCTACCAGGAGCAGCGCGCGCTGGCCGACAAGCAGTTGCAGGCGCAGTTCGAGCGCCAGCAGGCGATGCTGGCCAAGGAGATCGCCTTCATCGAGCGCTTCAAGGCGCGCGCTTCGCATGCAGCGCAGGTGCAGAGCCGGGTGAAGAAGCTCGACAAGATCGACCGCGTCGAGCCGCCTAAACGCCGCCAGACGGTGGCCTTCGAGTTCCAGCCTGCGCCGCGCTGCGGCGAGGACGTGGCGACGCTGAAAGGCATCCACAAGGCCTATGGCAGCCGCACCATCTATTCGGGCCTCGACTTCCAGATCCGCCGGCGCGAGCGCTGGTGCGTGATGGGCGTCAACGGCGCCGGCAAGTCGACGCTTTTGAAGTTGGTCGCCGGCGCCTCCGAACCCGATGAGGGCTCCGTCGCGCGGGGTCCGAGCGTCAAGATGGGTTATTTCGCCCAGCACGCCATGGAACTGCTCGACGGCGAGCGCACCGTCTTCCAGACCCTGGAGGACAATTTCCCGCAGGCCGGCCAGGCGCCGCTAAGGGCGTTGGCCGGCTGCTTCGGCTTTTCCGGCGACGAGATCGAGAAGAAGTGCCGCGTGCTTTCGGGCGGCGAGAAGGCGCGGCTGGTGATGGCGCTGATGCTGTTCGATCCGCCCAACCTTCTGGTGCTCGACGAGCCGACCAACCACCTCGACATCACCACCAAGCAGATGCTGATCGAGGCGCTGTCTCAATACGAAGGCACGATGCTCTTCGTCTCGCACGACCGCCATTTCCTGGCGGCGCTGTCGAACCGTGTTCTGGAGCTCACGCCGGATGGCATCCACACCTATGGCGGCGGCTACACCGAATATGTCGCACGCACCGGCCAGGAAGCGCCGGGGCTGAGAGGGTAA
- a CDS encoding type 1 glutamine amidotransferase has protein sequence MKRIVLIRHSEEPGDDHVQTTLEANGHAVTTALPFKGEAIDLENVDGAVIYGGPFNVFDTDKHPFLDHEAALIEHCLDNDLPLLGICQGAQQIAWHLGADVGPVASGIREFGYFEITPTAEAGDFLDRPLFLPQNHFHTFALPAGAVHLASSETFPNQAFRIGDKTYALQFHAEQGPAGFRRWQERHGAPYGTLGAQDRDEQDRLMEAHHAAQHAWFSGFVTKLFG, from the coding sequence ATGAAACGCATCGTTCTGATCCGGCACTCGGAAGAACCGGGCGACGATCATGTCCAGACGACTCTGGAGGCGAACGGCCACGCGGTCACGACGGCGTTGCCGTTCAAGGGCGAGGCGATCGATCTCGAAAATGTCGACGGAGCCGTGATCTATGGCGGCCCGTTCAACGTCTTCGACACCGACAAGCATCCGTTCCTCGATCACGAAGCCGCGCTGATCGAGCATTGCCTGGACAACGACCTGCCGCTGCTCGGCATCTGCCAGGGTGCGCAGCAGATCGCCTGGCATCTCGGCGCCGATGTCGGGCCGGTGGCAAGCGGCATCAGGGAGTTCGGCTATTTCGAGATCACGCCGACGGCCGAGGCCGGCGACTTTCTCGATCGGCCGCTCTTCTTGCCGCAGAACCATTTCCATACTTTCGCCCTGCCGGCTGGCGCGGTGCACCTCGCCTCAAGCGAGACCTTCCCCAACCAGGCATTCCGGATCGGTGACAAGACCTACGCGCTGCAGTTCCATGCCGAGCAAGGTCCGGCCGGCTTCCGGCGCTGGCAGGAACGGCATGGCGCGCCCTATGGAACGCTCGGCGCGCAGGACCGGGACGAGCAGGACCGGCTGATGGAAGCCCACCATGCAGCGCAGCACGCCTGGTTCAGTGGCTTTGTGACGAAACTTTTCGGCTGA
- the htpG gene encoding molecular chaperone HtpG, with translation MTTDTKTTETRTFEADVSRLLHMMVHSVYSDRDVFLRELISNAADACEKLRFEAVSRPELLGDDPKPRITIAADPDNKQLSVEDNGIGMSRDEMAEALGTIARSGTRAFMERVEAGKAAEDTQLIGQFGVGFYSAFMVADRVDVISRQAGSDEAFRWSSDGKGTYEIAPAPLEAAPKRGTRVVLHLMEDASSYTAPYRLEGLAKSQSGHVPVPITLVEKPGAEPRDIADGTALWVRPKSEIKPEEYTDFYRSVAGQYDEPASTIHFRAEGRQEYSVLAFVPGSRPFDLFDPDRQGRMKLYVRRVFITDDADLLPRYLRFVRGLVDSADLPLNVSREMIQESPLLAAIRKGVTNRVLSDLAKTAENDAEAYAKIWENFGVVLKEGLYEDYERREQLLKLARFRSTASGEGWRSLADYVAAMKEGQKAIFFMAGDDRARLEASPQLEGFRARGIEVLLLTDPVDSFWVTMTPEFDGKPFKSVTQGAAELADIPLLDDARKPDTETSSDIAAFLAFVKTTLGEEVSDVKASDRLTESAVCLVAPEHGPDRQFERLLNAAGRLDKAARPILEINPRHERVAALAKLGDDDKAFKEDAAHLLYDEARVLDGDKPADAKAFSARLARLIDRGLAKG, from the coding sequence ATGACGACTGACACGAAGACGACGGAAACCAGGACATTCGAGGCGGATGTCTCGCGGCTGCTGCACATGATGGTGCATTCGGTCTATTCGGACCGCGATGTGTTCCTGCGCGAGCTGATCTCCAACGCGGCAGACGCCTGCGAGAAGCTGCGCTTCGAGGCCGTGAGCCGGCCCGAGCTCCTGGGCGACGATCCGAAGCCGCGCATCACGATCGCCGCCGACCCTGACAATAAGCAGCTTTCCGTCGAGGACAACGGCATCGGCATGAGCCGCGACGAGATGGCGGAGGCGCTGGGCACGATCGCGCGCTCCGGCACGCGCGCCTTCATGGAACGCGTCGAGGCCGGCAAGGCGGCGGAAGACACGCAGCTTATCGGGCAGTTCGGCGTCGGCTTCTACTCTGCCTTCATGGTCGCCGACCGGGTCGACGTCATCAGCCGCCAGGCCGGGTCCGACGAGGCCTTCCGCTGGTCGTCCGACGGCAAGGGCACCTATGAGATCGCGCCGGCGCCGCTCGAGGCCGCGCCCAAGCGCGGCACGCGCGTCGTGCTGCACCTGATGGAGGACGCCTCCTCCTACACGGCGCCCTACAGGCTCGAAGGGCTGGCGAAGTCGCAGTCGGGCCATGTGCCCGTGCCGATCACGCTGGTCGAAAAACCCGGCGCCGAGCCGCGGGACATTGCCGACGGCACGGCGCTCTGGGTCCGGCCGAAGAGCGAGATCAAGCCGGAGGAATATACCGACTTCTACCGCAGCGTCGCCGGCCAGTATGACGAGCCGGCCTCGACCATCCACTTCCGCGCGGAGGGCCGGCAGGAATACAGCGTGCTCGCCTTCGTGCCCGGGTCGCGGCCGTTCGACCTGTTCGACCCGGACCGCCAGGGCCGCATGAAGCTCTATGTGCGGCGCGTCTTCATCACCGACGATGCCGATCTCCTGCCGCGCTATCTCCGCTTCGTGCGCGGCCTGGTCGATTCCGCCGACCTGCCGCTCAACGTCTCGCGCGAGATGATCCAGGAAAGCCCCCTGCTCGCCGCGATACGCAAGGGCGTGACCAACCGCGTGCTCAGCGACCTTGCCAAAACCGCCGAGAACGATGCCGAAGCCTACGCGAAGATCTGGGAGAATTTCGGCGTGGTGCTCAAGGAAGGACTTTACGAGGATTACGAGCGGCGCGAGCAGTTGCTGAAGCTTGCCCGCTTCCGCTCGACCGCTTCGGGCGAAGGCTGGCGTAGCCTGGCCGACTATGTGGCGGCGATGAAGGAAGGTCAGAAAGCGATCTTCTTCATGGCCGGCGACGACCGCGCCCGGCTGGAGGCTTCGCCGCAGCTCGAAGGGTTTCGCGCGCGCGGCATCGAGGTGCTGCTGCTCACCGACCCGGTCGACAGTTTCTGGGTGACGATGACGCCGGAATTCGACGGCAAGCCGTTCAAATCGGTGACACAGGGCGCGGCCGAGCTTGCCGACATCCCGCTGCTCGACGATGCGAGGAAGCCGGACACCGAGACCTCATCGGACATTGCCGCCTTCCTGGCTTTCGTGAAGACGACGCTCGGCGAGGAGGTGTCGGACGTGAAGGCCTCCGACCGGCTGACCGAAAGCGCCGTCTGTCTCGTCGCGCCGGAGCATGGCCCGGACCGCCAGTTCGAGCGGCTGCTCAACGCTGCCGGCCGGCTCGACAAGGCGGCCAGGCCGATCCTCGAGATCAACCCGCGCCACGAGCGCGTGGCGGCGCTGGCAAAGCTCGGTGACGACGACAAGGCGTTCAAGGAAGACGCCGCGCATCTGCTTTACGACGAAGCGCGGGTGCTGGACGGCGACAAGCCGGCCGACGCCAAGGCCTTCTCGGCGCGTCTTGCGCGACTGATCGATCGCGGCTTGGCGAAGGGTTAA
- a CDS encoding DUF982 domain-containing protein, whose protein sequence is MNHDRFEEPVTVLVGIGLPVRLETVAEAYALLQDWPATSRSSAHAIALNACKAGIAGEIDAETVRATLVAFARRNDILAPDMISLAPAALGRRASTSNNG, encoded by the coding sequence ATGAACCACGACCGTTTTGAAGAGCCTGTCACGGTGCTCGTCGGCATCGGCTTGCCGGTGCGGCTGGAGACCGTGGCGGAGGCCTATGCCTTGCTGCAGGATTGGCCGGCCACGAGCCGGAGCAGCGCGCATGCGATCGCGCTCAACGCCTGCAAAGCCGGCATTGCCGGCGAAATCGACGCGGAGACGGTGCGGGCCACCCTTGTTGCCTTCGCCCGCCGCAACGATATTCTGGCGCCGGATATGATCTCGCTGGCGCCCGCAGCGCTGGGACGGCGCGCATCCACAAGCAACAATGGCTGA
- a CDS encoding helix-turn-helix domain-containing protein → MIAGRLRECLRTLRWEAADLAQELGCSRTDATRWIEGRAPVPLAVAAWIEALAKAHSVLPPPRLNQQSSVAHFAPAGVVGHALPGTSQPRPNGVVLQPPYPRRHALSGALRPGAMVIHAKEGSDDEPRPF, encoded by the coding sequence ATGATTGCGGGACGCTTGCGGGAATGCCTGAGAACCTTGCGATGGGAAGCTGCCGACCTTGCGCAGGAGCTTGGCTGTTCCAGGACCGATGCGACGCGCTGGATCGAGGGGCGCGCGCCGGTGCCGCTGGCGGTCGCCGCCTGGATTGAGGCCCTCGCCAAGGCGCATAGCGTGCTGCCGCCGCCGCGCCTGAACCAGCAAAGTTCAGTGGCGCACTTCGCGCCGGCGGGCGTGGTTGGGCACGCTCTCCCCGGCACAAGCCAGCCGCGGCCGAATGGCGTCGTCCTGCAACCGCCCTACCCGCGCCGGCATGCGCTGTCCGGGGCGCTTCGCCCTGGCGCCATGGTCATACATGCGAAAGAGGGTTCGGACGATGAACCACGACCGTTTTGA
- the groL gene encoding chaperonin GroEL (60 kDa chaperone family; promotes refolding of misfolded polypeptides especially under stressful conditions; forms two stacked rings of heptamers to form a barrel-shaped 14mer; ends can be capped by GroES; misfolded proteins enter the barrel where they are refolded when GroES binds) codes for MAAKEVKFHSDARERMLRGVNILADAVKVTLGPKGRNVVIDKSFGAPRITKDGVTVAKEIELEDKFENMGAQMVREVASKTNDLAGDGTTTATVLAQAIVREGAKAVASGMNPMDLKRGIDKAVDAVVAELKTNARKITRNDEIAQVGTISANGDAEIGRFLAEAMEKVGNEGVITVEEAKTAETELEVVEGMQFDRGYLSPYFITNQDKMRVELDEPYVLIHEKKLGNLQALLPVLEAVVQSGKPLLIIAEDVEGEALATLVVNKLRGGLKVAAVKAPGFGDRRKAMLEDIAILTGGTAISEDLGIKLENVTLEMLGRAKKVAIEKENTTIVDGAGKKAEIQGRVAQIKAQIEETTSDYDREKLQERLAKLAGGVAVIRVGGATEVEVKEKKDRVDDALHATRAAVEEGILPGGGVALLRAAKALDAVAVDNPDQRYGVDIVRRAIEAPARQIAENAGSEGSIIVGKLREKTDFAFGWNAQTGEFGDLYKQGVIDPAKVVRTALQDAASVAGLLVTTEAMVAEKPKKEAAPAMPAGAGMDF; via the coding sequence ATGGCTGCCAAGGAAGTCAAATTCCATTCCGACGCCCGCGAGCGCATGCTGCGCGGCGTCAACATCCTCGCCGACGCGGTGAAGGTGACCCTCGGCCCCAAGGGCCGCAACGTCGTCATCGACAAGTCTTTCGGCGCCCCGCGCATCACCAAGGATGGCGTCACCGTCGCCAAGGAGATCGAGCTCGAGGACAAGTTTGAGAACATGGGCGCCCAGATGGTCCGCGAAGTCGCTTCGAAGACCAACGATCTCGCGGGCGACGGCACCACGACGGCCACCGTGCTTGCCCAGGCGATCGTTCGCGAAGGCGCCAAGGCCGTCGCCTCCGGCATGAACCCGATGGATCTGAAGCGCGGCATCGACAAGGCGGTGGATGCGGTCGTGGCCGAACTCAAGACCAACGCCCGCAAGATCACCAGAAACGACGAGATCGCGCAGGTCGGCACCATCTCGGCCAATGGCGATGCCGAGATCGGCCGTTTCCTGGCCGAGGCCATGGAAAAGGTCGGCAACGAAGGCGTCATCACCGTCGAGGAAGCCAAGACCGCCGAGACCGAGCTGGAAGTCGTCGAAGGCATGCAGTTCGACCGCGGCTATCTCTCACCCTACTTCATCACCAACCAGGACAAGATGCGCGTCGAGCTCGACGAGCCCTATGTGCTGATCCATGAGAAGAAGCTCGGCAACCTGCAGGCGCTGCTTCCCGTGCTCGAGGCCGTGGTCCAGTCGGGCAAGCCGCTGCTGATCATCGCCGAGGATGTCGAGGGCGAGGCGCTGGCCACGCTGGTGGTCAACAAGCTGCGCGGCGGCCTGAAGGTCGCCGCCGTCAAGGCTCCGGGCTTCGGCGACCGTCGCAAGGCCATGCTGGAGGATATCGCCATCCTCACCGGCGGCACGGCCATCAGCGAGGATCTCGGCATCAAGCTGGAGAACGTCACGCTGGAGATGCTCGGCCGCGCCAAGAAGGTCGCGATCGAGAAGGAGAACACCACCATCGTCGACGGCGCCGGCAAGAAGGCCGAGATCCAGGGCCGCGTCGCGCAGATCAAGGCGCAGATCGAGGAGACCACCTCCGACTATGATCGCGAGAAGCTGCAGGAGCGGCTGGCCAAGCTCGCCGGCGGCGTCGCGGTGATCCGGGTCGGCGGCGCGACGGAGGTCGAGGTCAAGGAGAAGAAGGACCGCGTCGACGATGCGCTGCACGCCACGCGCGCCGCGGTCGAGGAAGGCATCCTGCCGGGCGGCGGCGTTGCCCTGCTCAGGGCGGCCAAGGCGCTCGACGCGGTTGCAGTCGACAATCCCGATCAGAGATACGGCGTCGATATCGTGCGGCGCGCGATCGAGGCGCCGGCGCGCCAGATCGCCGAGAATGCCGGATCGGAAGGCTCGATCATCGTCGGCAAGCTCCGCGAGAAGACCGACTTCGCCTTTGGCTGGAACGCCCAGACCGGCGAGTTCGGCGATCTCTACAAGCAGGGCGTCATCGACCCCGCCAAGGTGGTGCGCACCGCGCTGCAGGATGCGGCTTCGGTCGCAGGACTGCTTGTCACCACCGAGGCCATGGTGGCCGAAAAGCCGAAGAAGGAAGCCGCCCCGGCCATGCCGGCCGGCGCCGGGATGGACTTCTGA
- the groES gene encoding co-chaperone GroES, whose protein sequence is MTFRPLHDRVLVRRIEAEEKTAGGIIIPDTAKEKPQEGEVIAVGPGARDESGKLVPLDVKVGDRILFGKWSGTEIKLNGEDLLIMKESDVMGVIEQAATLKKAA, encoded by the coding sequence ATGACGTTCCGTCCACTGCATGACCGCGTGCTCGTCCGCCGCATCGAGGCCGAAGAGAAGACGGCCGGCGGTATCATCATCCCCGACACCGCCAAGGAGAAGCCGCAGGAAGGCGAGGTCATCGCCGTCGGCCCGGGCGCCCGCGACGAGAGCGGCAAGCTCGTACCCCTCGACGTGAAGGTTGGCGACCGCATCCTGTTCGGCAAGTGGTCCGGCACAGAGATCAAGCTCAACGGCGAGGACCTGCTCATCATGAAGGAAAGCGATGTGATGGGCGTGATCGAGCAGGCCGCGACGCTGAAGAAAGCTGCCTGA
- a CDS encoding usg protein → MANAVSREFRLQMNGYGLTTAEIHYHLPDHPSLLQLYVWQDYDLAPDFPALRGFLGFWERELAGALHSVRVAHHRLIRPSEWRAVDGIIAIH, encoded by the coding sequence ATGGCGAATGCGGTCAGCAGGGAATTCCGCCTGCAGATGAATGGCTACGGCTTAACCACCGCCGAGATCCATTATCATCTGCCTGACCATCCCAGCCTGCTCCAGCTCTATGTCTGGCAGGACTATGATCTGGCCCCGGATTTCCCCGCGCTGAGGGGCTTTCTGGGCTTTTGGGAACGCGAGCTGGCGGGCGCTTTGCATTCTGTTCGCGTCGCTCACCATCGGCTCATCAGGCCGTCGGAATGGCGGGCCGTTGACGGGATCATCGCGATCCACTGA
- a CDS encoding Hsp20 family protein yields the protein MRTTFDFSPLFRSSIGFDRMLNALETASRLETVDNWPPYDIAKTSEDDYRISMAVAGFSQEELAITQEHNMLVVSGQKAGEDKGEYLHRGIAGRAFQRRFELADHVKVVGASLVNGLLTIDLKREIPEEMKPRRIEIAADKATLKGTTKKIEAEKQAA from the coding sequence ATGAGAACCACCTTTGACTTCAGTCCCCTGTTCCGGTCGAGCATCGGCTTCGATCGAATGCTGAATGCGCTCGAAACGGCAAGTCGGCTCGAGACGGTCGACAACTGGCCACCTTATGACATCGCCAAGACCTCGGAAGACGACTATCGCATCAGCATGGCGGTGGCCGGATTCTCGCAGGAAGAGCTGGCCATTACCCAAGAGCACAACATGCTCGTGGTCTCGGGCCAAAAAGCCGGCGAGGACAAGGGCGAGTACCTGCATCGCGGCATCGCCGGCCGCGCATTCCAGCGCCGCTTCGAACTGGCCGACCATGTCAAGGTCGTCGGCGCCAGCCTCGTCAATGGCTTGCTGACGATCGATCTGAAGCGTGAAATTCCGGAAGAGATGAAACCGCGCCGGATCGAGATCGCAGCCGACAAGGCAACGCTCAAAGGCACCACAAAGAAGATCGAAGCCGAGAAGCAGGCCGCCTGA
- a CDS encoding Hsp20/alpha crystallin family protein yields the protein MSVRDLIPWGRSNSNQLPSLFRDSERDPFLSLHREVNRLFDDVFRGFDSRLPTFGGASALGAGWPSVEISNGEKEVKVTAEVPGLEQKDIEVLLDDGVLTLRGEKRSETEDKDRQFSERYYGRFERRIPVGYEIKEDEVDARFRNGVLTVTLPKSEKAQSQVRRIDIKS from the coding sequence ATGAGTGTCCGTGATCTGATTCCCTGGGGCCGGAGCAACAGCAACCAGCTTCCGAGCCTGTTCCGCGATAGCGAACGCGATCCGTTCCTGTCGCTGCATCGCGAGGTCAATCGCCTTTTCGACGATGTCTTCCGCGGCTTCGACAGCCGGTTGCCGACTTTTGGCGGTGCCTCCGCTCTCGGCGCCGGTTGGCCGAGCGTCGAGATCTCCAATGGCGAGAAGGAGGTCAAGGTGACGGCCGAGGTGCCGGGCCTCGAGCAGAAAGACATCGAGGTCCTGCTCGACGACGGCGTGCTGACGCTGCGGGGCGAGAAACGCTCCGAAACTGAGGACAAGGATAGGCAGTTCTCCGAGCGCTATTACGGCCGCTTCGAGCGCCGCATCCCGGTCGGCTATGAGATCAAAGAAGACGAGGTGGATGCCCGCTTCAGGAATGGTGTGCTGACCGTCACCTTGCCGAAGAGCGAGAAGGCGCAGTCGCAGGTCAGGCGCATCGACATCAAGAGTTGA